A region from the Methylocystis iwaonis genome encodes:
- the recF gene encoding DNA replication/repair protein RecF (All proteins in this family for which functions are known are DNA-binding proteins that assist the filamentation of RecA onto DNA for the initiation of recombination or recombinational repair.), with product MTRADSLPAPRVRRLTLADYRSYAQARCEIDARLVALVGENGAGKTNVLEALSLFSPGRGLRRAELSECARRDGSGGFAVSIEIEADGMTAQLGHGLSAEGERQFRIDRAPVSSARAFADHLRVLWLTPAMDGLFNGPAGERRRFLDRLALGVDADHGARVNKLERALRNRNRLLEEGVLDKRWLDAAEQEIAALGVAVAAARRETVSRLASLIVASESVFPWADIAIEGEIENMLAEAPALAVEERFRETLRDTRRRDAAAGRTLTGPQTSDLAVRHGPKNEAARDCSTGEQKALLMGLTLAHARLVGEMTGKAPLLLLDEVAAHFDPKRREALFGELEALGGQVWMTGADPLLFASLDGRAEMLLVTPGRIEKAF from the coding sequence ATGACGCGCGCCGATTCCCTGCCCGCGCCGCGCGTGCGGCGCCTCACGCTTGCCGATTACCGCTCCTATGCTCAGGCGCGCTGCGAGATCGACGCGCGGCTCGTGGCGCTTGTCGGCGAGAACGGCGCCGGCAAGACCAATGTGCTCGAAGCCCTCTCGCTTTTTTCGCCGGGCCGGGGCCTGCGCCGCGCCGAGCTGTCCGAATGCGCCCGTCGCGACGGCTCCGGCGGCTTCGCCGTGTCGATCGAGATCGAAGCGGACGGGATGACGGCGCAGCTCGGTCACGGGCTCTCGGCCGAGGGCGAGCGGCAATTTCGCATCGACCGCGCGCCGGTTTCCTCCGCCCGCGCCTTTGCCGACCATCTGCGCGTCTTGTGGCTGACGCCGGCGATGGACGGTCTGTTCAACGGCCCGGCAGGCGAGCGCCGGCGTTTTCTCGATCGCCTGGCGCTCGGCGTCGACGCCGACCACGGCGCGCGCGTCAACAAGCTGGAACGCGCGCTGCGCAACCGCAACAGGCTGCTGGAGGAAGGCGTCTTAGACAAGCGCTGGCTCGACGCCGCCGAGCAGGAAATCGCCGCGCTCGGCGTCGCCGTGGCGGCGGCGCGGCGGGAGACCGTCTCGCGGCTTGCGTCGTTGATCGTCGCCAGCGAAAGCGTCTTCCCCTGGGCGGACATCGCAATAGAAGGCGAGATCGAGAACATGCTCGCCGAGGCGCCGGCGCTCGCGGTGGAAGAGCGCTTTCGTGAGACGCTGCGAGACACGCGACGCCGCGACGCCGCCGCCGGCCGCACGCTCACCGGACCGCAGACAAGCGACCTCGCCGTGCGCCACGGCCCCAAGAACGAAGCCGCGCGCGACTGCTCGACAGGCGAACAGAAGGCGCTGCTGATGGGGCTCACATTGGCGCATGCCCGGCTTGTCGGAGAAATGACCGGCAAGGCGCCCCTGCTGCTTTTGGATGAGGTCGCCGCGCATTTCGACCCGAAGCGGCGCGAGGCGTTGTTCGGCGAGCTAGAGGCGCTGGGCGGTCAAGTCTGGATGACGGGCGCCGATCCGCTGTTGTTCGCCTCGCTCGACGGGCGGGCGGAAATGTTGCTGGTGACGCCCGGACGCATAGAAAAAGCTTTCTGA
- a CDS encoding DUF3422 family protein yields the protein MNKPITGAQWIEHESRAAILAELHARPFLPLQVPRRVYHFAFATNREEALADRAALEQLARTHRLEPPAPDAKFHHLAFNGWQLRWEQHAEFTTYSWSTSIGAEKPFDHADPLTRGEIAFRPPGPLIVATHLCVIDGQTPLDELAALFNSQSLCVIEIGKAGGAQALTDFAVDAHGFTRMAIRILEAPPLEAGRLAQRLLEVETYRSMALIGLPLARAVSPELTMMEEELSEITNALRRDESRSNQALLKRLSDLLAANEALSTRTTFRFSASRAYHALVKSRLELLQEAKEGQYPTISSFLNARLDPAIETCNAVQARQTRFSTDVARTTNLMRTGITLEMERQNGALLDDMVRRTRLQMRLNRMVQGISVAGLAYYLVGLFAFIAKGLKEAGALPEAISADMAGAIFVPFALLISWAFMARVRVLSIRAAKEELGD from the coding sequence ATGAACAAGCCAATTACGGGCGCGCAGTGGATCGAGCACGAATCGCGCGCGGCGATCCTCGCGGAGCTGCATGCGCGGCCTTTCCTGCCGCTGCAGGTCCCGCGCCGCGTCTATCATTTCGCTTTCGCGACCAATCGCGAGGAGGCCCTCGCGGACCGCGCCGCGCTCGAACAATTGGCGCGAACGCATCGGCTCGAACCGCCGGCGCCCGACGCGAAGTTCCATCATCTCGCGTTCAACGGCTGGCAGTTGCGCTGGGAGCAGCACGCGGAATTCACGACCTATAGCTGGTCGACCAGCATAGGGGCGGAAAAGCCTTTCGATCACGCCGATCCTCTCACGCGCGGCGAGATCGCCTTTCGTCCGCCGGGGCCGCTGATCGTCGCCACGCATCTATGCGTCATCGACGGGCAAACGCCGCTCGACGAGCTGGCCGCGCTTTTCAATTCGCAGAGCCTCTGTGTCATCGAAATCGGCAAGGCCGGCGGCGCCCAGGCGCTGACCGACTTTGCCGTCGACGCTCATGGCTTCACGCGCATGGCCATCCGCATACTGGAGGCGCCGCCGCTCGAAGCCGGGCGTCTCGCGCAGCGTCTTCTCGAAGTCGAGACCTATCGCAGCATGGCGCTCATCGGCCTTCCGCTCGCGCGCGCGGTTTCTCCCGAGCTGACGATGATGGAAGAGGAGCTGTCCGAAATCACCAATGCGCTGCGTCGCGACGAGTCGCGCAGCAATCAGGCGCTGCTCAAGCGGCTTTCCGATCTTCTGGCCGCCAATGAGGCGCTGTCGACGCGCACGACTTTCCGTTTCAGCGCCAGCCGCGCCTATCATGCGCTGGTGAAAAGCCGGCTGGAATTATTGCAGGAAGCCAAGGAAGGGCAATATCCGACCATTTCGAGCTTCCTCAACGCAAGGCTCGATCCGGCGATTGAAACCTGCAACGCCGTGCAGGCGCGACAGACGCGCTTTTCGACCGATGTCGCCCGCACGACCAACCTAATGCGCACCGGCATCACGCTGGAGATGGAGCGGCAAAACGGCGCCCTGCTCGACGACATGGTTCGTCGCACGCGCCTGCAGATGCGGCTCAACCGCATGGTGCAGGGCATTTCGGTCGCCGGCCTCGCCTATTATCTCGTGGGGCTATTCGCCTTCATCGCCAAGGGATTGAAGGAGGCGGGCGCATTGCCGGAAGCGATCTCCGCGGATATGGCCGGGGCGATCTTCGTGCCTTTCGCGCTGCTCATTTCCTGGGCCTTCATGGCGCGCGTGCGCGTCTTGTCGATCCGCGCCGCCAAGGAAGAGCTGGGCGATTAA
- a CDS encoding exodeoxyribonuclease VII small subunit, which produces MKTEKEEAAADVSAMPFEKAMQELESIVGELEKGSVSLDESVRLYARGKALQERCEKLLAEAEARVEKITLGENGAPKGVAPLDVD; this is translated from the coding sequence ATGAAGACCGAGAAAGAAGAAGCGGCCGCAGACGTCTCCGCCATGCCTTTCGAGAAGGCAATGCAGGAACTCGAGAGCATCGTCGGCGAGCTGGAGAAGGGCTCCGTCTCGCTCGACGAATCGGTGCGCCTTTATGCGCGCGGCAAGGCGCTGCAGGAGCGTTGCGAGAAGCTGCTCGCCGAGGCCGAGGCGCGGGTCGAAAAGATCACGCTCGGCGAGAATGGCGCGCCCAAGGGCGTTGCGCCGCTGGACGTGGATTGA
- a CDS encoding cation diffusion facilitator family transporter has protein sequence MTETRALDAHGASRKIAAAKASIAASALLAVAKLAAGLWSGSLALLSEAGHAFVDTGATALTYFAVREAEKPADAEHHYGHGKYEALAALVETGLLFGLALVVVGEAIRRLGGEQVTIETGWPAYGVLVASILIDFVRSRQLAEIAREERSDALAADALHFASDLVSSVLALIGVAAAHFGFPQGDALASFGVAGFIAIAGYRLGRRTIDTLVDVAPGDLTPHIERAILNVPGVITLDELRLRSAGAEIIGDATIGVARTLRVEQAARIKAAVSEAILAAVPHARVTITADARALDDETVVERIMLVAARRHITAHHVIAQQIGERLSIGLDIELDGVMPMGRAHAIATDFESAIRDEFGADVEIETHIEPLAPHVLVGRDAPDELVREIAAALDRHSEQVGYIANVHDVRVRETSGGLVVNYHCAVDASVPVETVHEAVDGLERRMREEYPQILRIVGHAEPADHD, from the coding sequence ATGACCGAGACGAGGGCGCTCGACGCCCACGGCGCCAGCCGGAAAATCGCCGCAGCCAAGGCCTCCATCGCCGCGAGCGCGCTACTCGCCGTGGCCAAGCTCGCCGCCGGCCTCTGGTCCGGCTCGCTCGCGCTGCTCTCCGAGGCTGGCCACGCCTTTGTCGACACGGGCGCGACGGCGCTGACCTATTTTGCGGTGCGCGAGGCGGAGAAGCCGGCGGACGCGGAACATCATTACGGACATGGAAAATATGAGGCGCTCGCGGCGCTTGTCGAGACCGGCCTGCTCTTTGGCCTGGCGCTCGTGGTTGTCGGCGAGGCGATCAGGCGCCTCGGCGGAGAGCAGGTGACGATCGAAACCGGCTGGCCGGCCTATGGCGTGCTGGTGGCGTCGATCCTCATCGATTTCGTGCGCTCGCGGCAGTTGGCCGAGATCGCGCGGGAGGAGCGCAGCGACGCGCTCGCCGCCGACGCCCTGCATTTCGCCAGCGATCTCGTGTCGTCAGTTCTGGCGCTGATCGGCGTGGCGGCGGCGCATTTCGGCTTTCCGCAGGGCGACGCGCTCGCCTCCTTCGGCGTGGCGGGCTTCATCGCCATCGCCGGCTACCGGCTCGGCCGGCGCACGATCGACACTTTGGTCGACGTGGCGCCGGGCGATCTTACGCCGCACATCGAGCGGGCGATTCTCAACGTGCCGGGCGTCATCACGCTCGACGAATTGCGGCTGCGCAGCGCCGGCGCGGAGATTATCGGCGACGCGACGATCGGCGTCGCGCGCACGCTGCGCGTCGAGCAGGCGGCGCGCATCAAGGCCGCGGTCTCGGAGGCCATCCTCGCCGCCGTCCCGCATGCGCGCGTCACCATCACCGCCGACGCCAGGGCGCTCGACGACGAGACGGTGGTCGAGCGCATCATGCTCGTCGCCGCGCGCCGCCATATCACTGCGCATCACGTTATCGCCCAGCAGATCGGCGAGCGCTTGTCGATCGGCCTCGACATAGAACTCGACGGCGTCATGCCGATGGGGCGCGCTCACGCCATCGCCACGGATTTCGAAAGCGCCATTCGGGACGAATTCGGCGCAGACGTCGAAATCGAGACCCATATCGAGCCGCTGGCGCCGCATGTGCTCGTCGGCCGCGACGCGCCGGATGAACTTGTGCGGGAGATCGCGGCGGCGCTCGATCGCCACAGCGAGCAAGTTGGCTATATCGCCAATGTGCACGACGTGCGCGTGCGTGAAACCTCCGGCGGGCTCGTGGTGAATTATCACTGCGCCGTCGACGCCAGCGTGCCGGTCGAGACGGTGCATGAAGCGGTCGATGGGTTGGAGCGCCGGATGCGCGAGGAATATCCTCAGATCCTGCGCATCGTCGGCCATGCCGAGCCGGCCGATCATGATTGA
- the gloA gene encoding lactoylglutathione lyase, with protein MKFLHTMIRVGDLDRSLHFFCDILGLTEVRRMENEKGRYTLVYLAAPADIEEAKRSGAPTIELTYNWDEHEYASGRNFGHLAFAVDDIYEVCGRLQKAGVTINRPPRDGHMAFVRTPDAVSIELLQKGKPLEPKEPWASAQNIGVW; from the coding sequence ATGAAGTTTCTGCATACGATGATCCGGGTGGGCGATCTCGACCGCTCGCTGCATTTTTTCTGCGACATTCTCGGCCTCACGGAAGTGCGCCGCATGGAGAATGAAAAAGGCCGCTATACGCTCGTCTATCTGGCGGCGCCCGCCGACATCGAGGAGGCCAAGCGCAGCGGCGCCCCGACGATCGAGCTCACCTATAATTGGGACGAGCACGAATATGCTAGTGGGCGCAATTTCGGCCATCTCGCTTTCGCCGTCGACGACATCTACGAGGTCTGCGGGAGGCTTCAGAAAGCCGGCGTGACGATCAACCGGCCGCCGCGCGACGGCCATATGGCGTTTGTGCGCACCCCGGACGCGGTGTCGATTGAGCTGCTGCAAAAAGGTAAGCCCTTGGAGCCCAAGGAGCCTTGGGCCTCGGCGCAGAATATCGGCGTTTGGTGA
- a CDS encoding DedA family protein, with translation MAHFLDQAQIAAILSTYGYWAIFLVVALESSGLPLPGETMLVGAAIYARLSGALSIDWIVAAAAAGAIMGDNIGYWIGREFGYRFLERHGWRVGLGPEKLRLGQYLFYKWGGAIVFFGRFIALLRILAALLAGANRLPAGKFFLFNAAGGIVWALVFGFGAYWLTAGFEKIEGRLATLGIVCGLIGLFVLWRYYKVNEERLLRDADAVLSQRKQ, from the coding sequence ATGGCCCATTTCCTCGATCAGGCGCAGATCGCCGCCATCCTCTCGACCTATGGCTATTGGGCCATCTTCCTGGTGGTTGCGTTGGAAAGCTCCGGCCTGCCTTTGCCGGGCGAAACCATGCTGGTCGGCGCCGCGATCTATGCGCGCCTCTCCGGCGCGCTCTCGATCGACTGGATTGTCGCGGCCGCCGCCGCCGGCGCCATCATGGGCGACAACATCGGCTATTGGATCGGCCGCGAATTCGGCTACCGCTTCCTGGAGCGTCATGGCTGGCGCGTAGGTCTCGGCCCGGAGAAGCTGCGGCTCGGGCAATATCTCTTCTACAAATGGGGCGGCGCCATCGTCTTTTTCGGCCGCTTCATCGCGCTGCTGCGCATTCTCGCGGCGCTGCTCGCGGGCGCCAACCGCCTGCCGGCCGGCAAGTTCTTCCTCTTCAACGCGGCCGGGGGCATTGTTTGGGCGCTCGTCTTCGGCTTCGGCGCCTATTGGCTGACAGCGGGTTTCGAGAAGATCGAGGGGCGGCTCGCAACGCTCGGCATTGTCTGTGGCCTGATCGGGCTCTTTGTGCTGTGGCGCTACTATAAGGTGAATGAGGAGCGGCTGTTGCGCGACGCCGACGCCGTCCTCTCGCAACGCAAGCAATAA
- a CDS encoding DUF2244 domain-containing protein → MAEPFDEPIYSKRLSPHRSMTPRAFYLFILAYCIAQGLFALPFLFMGAWPVAGFMGLDALALFIAFRLSFRDARAYETVDVTPVELVFAKVGAGGWRREWRFNPAWVRLEQKVHEEFGTQSVALVFRGETVEVGSFLGPDQKAELARDLTHALATAKRGPRFS, encoded by the coding sequence ATGGCTGAGCCCTTTGACGAACCGATTTATTCCAAGCGCCTTTCGCCGCATCGATCGATGACGCCGCGCGCCTTCTATCTCTTCATCCTCGCCTATTGCATCGCGCAAGGACTGTTCGCGCTGCCTTTTCTGTTCATGGGGGCCTGGCCCGTCGCGGGCTTCATGGGGCTCGACGCGTTGGCGCTGTTCATCGCCTTCCGCCTCAGCTTCCGCGATGCGCGCGCCTATGAGACGGTGGACGTCACGCCGGTCGAGCTCGTCTTCGCCAAGGTCGGCGCCGGCGGCTGGCGGCGCGAGTGGCGCTTCAATCCCGCCTGGGTGCGCCTGGAGCAGAAGGTCCACGAGGAATTCGGCACGCAGAGCGTCGCTTTGGTGTTTCGCGGCGAGACCGTCGAGGTCGGCTCATTCCTGGGGCCGGATCAGAAGGCCGAACTCGCCCGCGATCTCACCCACGCCCTCGCCACGGCGAAACGGGGACCGCGCTTTTCCTGA
- the nth gene encoding endonuclease III, which produces MAGRNSENAQTRKPLAKRPRARRLPAAEAARIEAIFARLAEANPEPKGELLYTNPFTLLVAVVLSAQATDAGVNKATPALFAIADTPEKMVALGEDRVREAIKTIGLFRTKAKNVVALSQLLIERHGGEVPQDRDALTALPGVGRKTANVVLNIAFHLPTIAVDTHIFRISNRLPLAKGATPEAVEKGLEAVVPEKYLLHAHHWLILHGRYVCKARKPECARCILYDLCKFKEKTA; this is translated from the coding sequence ATGGCGGGAAGAAACAGCGAAAACGCACAGACCAGGAAGCCCCTTGCTAAAAGGCCTCGTGCCCGCCGCCTGCCGGCGGCGGAGGCCGCGCGGATCGAGGCCATTTTCGCACGCCTCGCCGAAGCCAATCCCGAGCCCAAGGGCGAGCTTCTTTACACGAACCCCTTCACCCTGCTGGTCGCCGTCGTGCTCTCCGCACAGGCGACCGACGCCGGGGTGAACAAAGCGACGCCGGCGCTTTTCGCCATCGCCGACACTCCTGAGAAAATGGTCGCTCTCGGCGAGGACCGCGTGCGCGAGGCGATCAAGACCATCGGCCTCTTCCGCACCAAGGCCAAGAACGTCGTTGCGCTCTCGCAATTGCTGATCGAGCGCCACGGGGGCGAGGTGCCGCAGGACCGCGATGCGCTGACGGCGCTGCCCGGCGTCGGCCGCAAGACCGCCAATGTCGTGCTCAACATCGCCTTCCACCTGCCGACCATCGCCGTCGACACGCATATCTTCCGCATCTCGAACCGCCTGCCCCTCGCCAAGGGCGCGACGCCGGAGGCGGTGGAGAAAGGGCTCGAGGCCGTCGTGCCGGAGAAATATCTCCTGCACGCGCATCACTGGCTGATCCTGCACGGCCGCTATGTGTGCAAAGCGCGCAAGCCGGAATGCGCGCGGTGCATCTTGTATGATTTGTGCAAATTCAAGGAGAAGACGGCGTGA